The following proteins come from a genomic window of Streptococcus pneumoniae:
- a CDS encoding PolC-type DNA polymerase III has protein sequence MSNSFEILMNQLGMPAEMRQAPALAQANIERVVVHKISKVWEFHFVFSNILPIEIFLELKKGLSEEFSKTGNKAVFEIKARSQEFSNQLLQSYYREAFSEGPCASQGFKSLYQNLQVRAEGNQLFIEGSEAIDKEHFKKNHLPNLAKQLEKFGFQTFNCQVEKNDVLTQEQEEAFHAENEQIVQAANEEALRAMEQLEQMAPPPVEEKPVFDFQAKKAAAKPKLDKAEITPMIEVTTEENRLVFEGVVFDVEQKVTRTGRVLINFKMTDYTSSFSMQKWVKNEEEAQKFDLIKKNSWLRVRGNVEMNNFTRDLTMNVQDLQEVVHYERKDLMPEGERRVEFHAHTNMSTMDALPEVEEIVATAAKWGHKAVAITDHGNVQSFPHGYKAAKKAGIQLIYGMEANIVEDRVPIVYNEVEMDLSEATYVVFDVETTGLSAIYNDLIQVAASKMYKGNVIAEFDEFINPGHPLSAFTTELTGITDDHVKNAKPLEQVLQEFQEFCKDTVLVAHNATFDVGFMNANYERHDLPKISQPVIDTLEFARNLYPEYKRHGLGPLTKRFGVALEHHHMANYDAEATGRLLFIFIKEVAEKHGVTDLARLNIDLISPDSYKKARIKHATIYVKNQVGLKNIFKLVSLSNTKYFEGVPRIPRTVLDAHREGLILGSACSEGEVFDVVVSQGVDAAVEVAKYYDFIEVMPPAIYAPLIAKEQVKDMEELQTIIKSLIEVGDRLGKPVLATGNVHYIEPEEEIYREIIVRSLGQGAMINRTIGHGEHAQPAPLPKAHFRTTNEMLDEFAFLGEELARKLVIENTNALAEIFEPVEVVKGDLYTPFIDKAEETVAELTYKKAFEIYGNPLPDIVDLRIEKELTSILGNGFAVIYLASQMLVQRSNERGYLVGSRGSVGSSFVATMIGITEVNPLSPHYVCGQCQYSEFITDGSYGSGFDMPHKDCPNCGHKLSKNGQDIPFETFLGFDGDKVPDIDLNFSGEDQPSAHLDVRDIFGEEYAFRAGTVGTVAAKTAYGFVKGYERDYGKFYRDAEVERLAQGAAGVKRTTGQHPGGIVVIPNYMDVYDFTPVQYPADDVTAEWQTTHFNFHDIDENVLKLDVLGHDDPTMIRKLQDLSGIDPNEIPMDDEGVMALFSGTDVLGVTPEQIGTPTGMLGIPEFGTNFVRGMVDETHPTTFAELLQLSGLSHGTDVWLGNAQDLIKQGIADLSTVIGCRDDIMVYLMHAGLEPKMAFTIMERVRKGLWLKISEEERNDYIEAMKANKVPEWYIESCGKIKYMFPKAHAAAYVMMALRVAYFKVHHPIYYYCAYFSIRAKAFDIKTMGAGLEVIKRRMEEISEKRKNNEASNVEIDLYTTLEIVNEMWERGFKFGKLDLYRSQATEFLIDGDTLIPPFVAMDGLGENVAKQLVRAREEGEFLSKTELRKRGGLSSTLVEKMDEMGILGNMPEDNQLSLFDELF, from the coding sequence ATGTCAAATAGTTTTGAAATTTTGATGAATCAATTGGGGATGCCTGCTGAAATGAGACAGGCTCCTGCTTTAGCACAGGCCAATATTGAGCGAGTTGTGGTTCATAAAATTAGTAAGGTATGGGAGTTTCATTTCGTATTTTCTAATATTTTACCGATTGAAATCTTTTTAGAATTAAAGAAAGGTTTGAGCGAAGAATTTTCTAAGACAGGCAATAAAGCTGTTTTTGAAATTAAGGCTCGGTCTCAAGAATTTTCAAATCAGCTCTTGCAGTCCTACTATAGGGAGGCTTTCTCTGAAGGTCCATGTGCTAGTCAAGGTTTTAAGTCCCTTTATCAAAATTTGCAAGTTCGTGCTGAGGGTAATCAGCTATTTATTGAAGGATCTGAAGCGATTGATAAGGAACATTTTAAGAAGAATCATCTTCCTAATTTAGCCAAACAACTTGAAAAGTTTGGTTTTCAAACTTTTAACTGTCAAGTCGAGAAGAATGATGTCCTGACCCAAGAGCAGGAAGAGGCCTTTCATGCTGAAAATGAGCAGATTGTTCAAGCTGCCAATGAGGAAGCGCTCCGTGCTATGGAACAACTGGAGCAGATGGCACCTCCTCCAGTGGAAGAGAAACCAGTCTTTGATTTTCAAGCGAAAAAAGCTGCAGCTAAACCCAAACTGGATAAGGCGGAGATTACTCCTATGATCGAAGTGACGACAGAGGAAAATCGTCTGGTATTTGAAGGGGTTGTTTTTGATGTGGAGCAAAAAGTGACTAGAACAGGTCGTGTTTTAATCAACTTTAAAATGACGGACTATACTTCAAGTTTTTCTATGCAAAAGTGGGTTAAAAACGAGGAAGAGGCCCAGAAGTTTGACCTCATCAAGAAGAATTCTTGGCTCCGAGTTCGAGGGAATGTGGAGATGAATAACTTCACACGCGATTTGACTATGAACGTACAGGATCTGCAGGAAGTTGTTCACTATGAGCGGAAGGATTTGATGCCAGAAGGTGAGCGTCGGGTTGAGTTTCATGCTCATACTAACATGTCGACTATGGATGCTTTGCCAGAGGTCGAAGAGATTGTTGCAACAGCTGCTAAGTGGGGACACAAGGCGGTTGCTATCACAGACCATGGGAATGTCCAGTCCTTTCCACATGGCTATAAGGCGGCTAAGAAAGCGGGAATCCAGCTGATCTATGGGATGGAAGCCAATATCGTGGAGGACCGTGTCCCTATCGTCTATAACGAAGTGGAGATGGACTTATCAGAAGCAACCTACGTGGTCTTTGACGTGGAAACGACGGGACTTTCAGCTATCTATAATGACTTGATTCAGGTTGCGGCCTCTAAGATGTACAAGGGGAATGTTATTGCTGAATTTGATGAATTTATCAATCCTGGGCATCCCTTGTCAGCTTTTACTACAGAGTTAACTGGAATTACAGATGATCATGTCAAAAATGCCAAACCACTAGAACAAGTTTTGCAAGAATTCCAAGAATTTTGCAAGGATACGGTCCTAGTTGCCCACAATGCTACCTTTGACGTTGGCTTTATGAATGCTAATTATGAGCGGCATGATCTTCCAAAGATTAGTCAGCCAGTTATTGATACGCTGGAGTTTGCTAGAAACCTCTATCCTGAGTATAAACGCCATGGTTTGGGGCCTTTGACCAAGCGTTTTGGTGTGGCCTTGGAACATCACCACATGGCCAACTACGATGCGGAAGCGACTGGTCGTCTGCTTTTCATCTTTATCAAAGAGGTAGCAGAAAAACATGGTGTGACCGATTTAGCTAGACTCAACATTGATCTAATCAGTCCAGATTCTTACAAAAAAGCTCGGATCAAGCATGCGACCATCTATGTCAAGAATCAGGTAGGTCTAAAAAATATCTTTAAGCTGGTTTCCTTGTCTAATACCAAGTATTTTGAAGGAGTGCCACGGATTCCGAGAACGGTTCTAGATGCCCATCGAGAGGGCTTGATTTTAGGTTCAGCCTGTTCAGAGGGTGAAGTTTTTGACGTGGTCGTTTCTCAAGGTGTGGATGCGGCGGTTGAGGTGGCCAAGTATTATGATTTTATCGAGGTCATGCCACCGGCTATCTATGCACCCTTGATTGCCAAAGAGCAGGTCAAGGATATGGAGGAACTCCAGACCATTATCAAGAGTTTGATAGAGGTTGGAGACCGCCTTGGCAAGCCTGTTCTGGCTACGGGAAATGTTCACTATATCGAACCGGAAGAAGAGATTTATCGTGAAATTATCGTCCGTAGTTTGGGACAGGGTGCGATGATTAATCGAACTATCGGTCATGGTGAACATGCCCAACCAGCACCACTTCCAAAGGCTCATTTTCGAACGACTAATGAGATGTTGGATGAATTTGCCTTTTTGGGAGAGGAACTGGCTCGTAAACTGGTTATTGAAAACACCAATGCCTTGGCAGAAATATTTGAACCCGTTGAAGTCGTTAAGGGTGACTTGTATACGCCTTTCATCGACAAGGCTGAAGAAACAGTTGCTGAGTTGACCTATAAGAAAGCTTTTGAGATTTATGGAAATCCGCTGCCAGATATTGTTGATTTGCGGATTGAAAAAGAATTAACATCCATACTGGGGAATGGATTTGCTGTGATTTATCTGGCATCGCAGATGCTGGTGCAACGTTCTAATGAACGGGGTTATTTGGTTGGTTCTCGTGGGTCTGTCGGATCTAGTTTCGTTGCGACCATGATTGGGATTACGGAGGTCAATCCTCTCTCTCCTCACTATGTCTGTGGTCAGTGTCAGTACAGTGAGTTTATCACAGATGGTTCGTACGGTTCAGGATTTGATATGCCCCATAAGGACTGTCCAAACTGTGGTCACAAACTCAGTAAAAACGGACAGGATATTCCGTTTGAGACCTTCCTTGGTTTTGATGGGGATAAGGTTCCTGATATTGACTTGAACTTCTCGGGAGAAGATCAGCCTAGCGCCCACTTGGATGTGCGTGATATCTTTGGTGAAGAATATGCCTTCCGTGCGGGAACGGTTGGTACGGTAGCTGCCAAGACTGCCTATGGATTTGTCAAGGGTTACGAGCGAGATTATGGCAAGTTTTATCGTGATGCAGAGGTGGAACGCCTCGCTCAAGGAGCGGCGGGTGTCAAGCGGACAACAGGCCAACACCCGGGGGGAATCGTTGTTATTCCGAACTACATGGATGTCTACGATTTTACGCCTGTCCAGTATCCAGCAGATGATGTCACGGCTGAATGGCAGACCACTCACTTTAACTTCCACGATATCGATGAGAACGTCCTCAAACTCGATGTACTGGGACATGATGATCCGACCATGATTCGAAAACTTCAGGATTTGTCTGGTATTGACCCTAATGAAATTCCTATGGATGACGAAGGCGTTATGGCACTCTTTTCTGGGACTGATGTGCTAGGGGTAACACCTGAACAAATTGGAACGCCTACGGGTATGTTGGGGATTCCAGAGTTTGGAACAAATTTCGTACGTGGAATGGTAGACGAAACCCATCCGACAACCTTTGCGGAATTGCTTCAGCTGTCTGGTCTGTCACACGGTACTGACGTTTGGTTGGGGAATGCTCAGGATCTGATTAAGCAAGGAATAGCGGACCTATCGACTGTTATCGGTTGTCGGGACGACATCATGGTTTACCTCATGCATGCGGGTCTGGAACCTAAGATGGCCTTTACCATTATGGAACGGGTACGTAAGGGTTTGTGGCTAAAGATTTCAGAAGAGGAGAGAAATGACTATATCGAAGCCATGAAGGCTAATAAGGTGCCAGAGTGGTATATCGAATCCTGTGGGAAAATTAAGTACATGTTCCCTAAGGCCCATGCGGCAGCCTACGTTATGATGGCCTTGCGTGTAGCTTACTTCAAGGTTCACCATCCTATTTATTACTACTGTGCTTACTTCTCCATTCGTGCTAAGGCTTTTGATATCAAGACCATGGGTGCGGGCTTGGAGGTCATCAAGCGCAGAATGGAAGAAATCTCTGAAAAACGGAAGAACAATGAAGCCTCTAATGTGGAAATCGATCTCTATACAACTCTTGAGATTGTCAATGAGATGTGGGAACGAGGTTTCAAGTT
- the fusA gene encoding elongation factor G codes for MAREFSLEKTRNIGIMAHVDAGKTTTTERILYYTGKIHKIGETHEGASQMDWMEQEQERGITITSAATTAQWNNHRVNIIDTPGHVDFTIEVQRSLRVLDGAVTVLDSQSGVEPQTETVWRQATEYGVPRIVFANKMDKIGADFLYSVSTLHDRLQANAHPIQLPIGSEDDFRGIIDLIKMKAEIYTNDLGTDILEEDIPAEYLDQAQEYREKLIEAVAETDEELMMKYLEGEEITNEELKAGIRKATINVEFFPVLCGSAFKNKGVQLMLDAVIDYLPSPLDIPAIKGINPDTDAEETRPASDEEPFAALAFKIMTDPFVGRLTFFRVYSGVLQSGSYVLNTSKGKRERIGRILQMHANSRQEIDTVYSGDIAAAVGLKDTTTGDSLTDEKSKIILESINVPEPVIQLMVEPKSKADQDKMGIALQKLAEEDPTFRVETNVETGETVISGMGELHLDVLVDRMRREFKVEANVGAPQVSYRETFRASTQARGFFKRQSGGKGQFGDVWIEFTPNEEGKGFEFENAIVGGVVPREFIPAVEKGLVESMANGVLAGYPMVDVKAKLYDGSYHDVDSSETAFKIAASLSLKEAAKSAQPAILEPMMLVTITVPEENLGDVMGHVTARRGRVDGMEAHGNSQIVRAYVPLAEMFGYATVLRSASQGRGTFMMVFDHYEDVPKSVQEEIIKKNKGED; via the coding sequence ATGGCACGCGAATTTTCACTTGAAAAAACTCGTAATATCGGTATCATGGCTCACGTCGATGCCGGTAAAACAACAACTACTGAGCGTATTCTTTACTACACTGGTAAAATCCACAAAATCGGTGAAACTCACGAAGGTGCGTCACAAATGGACTGGATGGAGCAAGAGCAAGAACGTGGTATCACGATCACATCTGCTGCGACAACAGCTCAATGGAACAACCACCGCGTAAACATCATCGACACACCAGGACACGTGGACTTCACAATCGAAGTACAACGTTCTCTTCGTGTATTGGATGGTGCGGTTACCGTTCTTGACTCACAATCAGGTGTTGAACCTCAAACTGAAACAGTTTGGCGTCAAGCAACTGAGTACGGAGTTCCACGTATCGTATTTGCCAACAAAATGGACAAAATCGGTGCTGACTTCCTTTACTCTGTAAGCACACTTCACGATCGTCTTCAAGCAAATGCACACCCAATCCAATTGCCAATCGGTTCTGAAGATGACTTCCGTGGTATCATTGACTTGATCAAGATGAAAGCTGAAATCTATACTAACGACCTTGGTACGGATATCCTTGAAGAAGACATCCCAGCTGAATACCTTGACCAAGCTCAAGAATACCGTGAAAAATTGATTGAAGCAGTTGCTGAAACTGACGAAGAATTGATGATGAAATACCTCGAAGGTGAAGAAATCACTAACGAAGAATTGAAAGCTGGTATCCGTAAAGCGACTATCAACGTTGAATTCTTCCCAGTATTATGTGGTTCAGCCTTCAAAAACAAAGGTGTTCAATTGATGCTTGATGCGGTTATCGACTACCTTCCAAGTCCACTTGACATCCCAGCAATCAAAGGTATTAACCCAGATACAGACGCTGAAGAAACTCGTCCAGCATCTGACGAAGAGCCATTTGCAGCTCTTGCCTTCAAGATCATGACTGACCCATTCGTAGGTCGTTTGACATTCTTCCGTGTTTACTCAGGTGTTCTTCAATCAGGTTCATACGTATTGAATACTTCTAAAGGTAAACGTGAACGTATCGGACGTATCCTTCAAATGCACGCTAACAGCCGTCAAGAAATCGACACTGTTTACTCAGGTGATATCGCTGCTGCCGTTGGTTTGAAAGATACTACAACTGGTGACTCATTGACAGATGAAAAATCTAAAATCATCCTTGAGTCAATCAACGTTCCAGAACCAGTTATCCAATTGATGGTTGAGCCAAAATCTAAAGCTGACCAAGACAAGATGGGTATCGCCCTTCAAAAATTGGCTGAAGAAGATCCAACATTCCGCGTTGAAACAAACGTTGAAACTGGTGAAACAGTTATCTCAGGTATGGGTGAACTTCACCTTGACGTCCTTGTTGATCGTATGCGTCGTGAGTTCAAAGTTGAAGCGAACGTAGGTGCGCCTCAAGTATCTTACCGTGAAACATTCCGCGCTTCTACTCAAGCACGTGGATTCTTCAAACGTCAGTCTGGTGGTAAAGGTCAATTCGGTGATGTGTGGATTGAATTTACTCCAAACGAAGAAGGTAAAGGATTCGAATTCGAAAACGCAATCGTCGGTGGTGTGGTTCCTCGTGAATTTATCCCAGCGGTTGAAAAAGGTTTGGTAGAATCTATGGCTAACGGTGTTCTTGCAGGTTACCCAATGGTTGACGTTAAAGCTAAGCTTTATGATGGTTCATATCACGATGTCGACTCATCTGAAACTGCCTTCAAGATTGCGGCTTCACTTTCCCTTAAAGAAGCTGCTAAATCAGCACAACCAGCTATCCTTGAACCAATGATGCTTGTAACAATCACTGTTCCAGAAGAAAACCTTGGTGATGTTATGGGTCACGTAACTGCTCGTCGTGGACGTGTAGATGGTATGGAAGCACACGGTAACAGCCAAATCGTTCGTGCTTACGTTCCACTTGCTGAAATGTTCGGTTACGCAACAGTTCTTCGTTCTGCATCTCAAGGACGTGGTACATTCATGATGGTATTTGACCACTACGAAGATGTACCTAAGTCAGTACAAGAAGAAATTATTAAGAAAAATAAAGGTGAAGACTAA
- the rpsG gene encoding 30S ribosomal protein S7 has product MSRKNRAPKRDVLPDPLYNSQLVTRLINRVMLDGKRGTAASIVYGAFEQIKEATGNDALEVFETAMENIMPVLEVRARRVGGSNYQVPVEVRPERRTTLGLRWLVTIARLRGEHTMQDRLAKEILDAANNTGAAVKKREDTHRMAEANRAFAHFRW; this is encoded by the coding sequence ATGAGTCGTAAAAATAGAGCTCCAAAACGTGACGTATTGCCAGATCCGCTATACAATTCACAACTAGTTACTCGTCTTATCAACCGCGTTATGCTTGATGGTAAACGTGGTACTGCTGCTTCAATCGTTTACGGTGCTTTTGAGCAAATCAAAGAAGCTACTGGCAACGATGCACTTGAAGTATTTGAAACAGCTATGGAAAACATCATGCCTGTACTTGAAGTACGTGCACGTCGTGTTGGTGGTTCTAACTACCAAGTCCCAGTTGAAGTTCGTCCAGAACGTCGTACAACACTTGGACTTCGTTGGTTGGTAACAATCGCTCGTCTTCGTGGTGAACACACAATGCAAGACCGTCTTGCAAAAGAAATCTTGGATGCTGCTAACAACACTGGTGCAGCTGTTAAGAAACGTGAAGATACTCACCGTATGGCTGAAGCTAACCGTGCATTCGCACACTTCCGTTGGTAA
- the rpsL gene encoding 30S ribosomal protein S12, translating into MPTINQLVRKPRKSKVEKSKSPALNVGYNSHKKVQTNVSSPQKRGVATRVGTMTPKKPNSALRKFARVRLSNLIEVTAYIPGIGHNLQEHSVVLLRGGRVKDLPGVRYHIVRGALDTAGVNDRKQGRSKYGTKRPKA; encoded by the coding sequence ATGCCTACAATTAACCAATTGGTTCGCAAACCGCGTAAATCAAAAGTAGAAAAATCTAAATCACCAGCTTTGAACGTTGGTTACAATAGTCATAAAAAAGTTCAAACAAACGTTTCTTCACCACAAAAACGTGGTGTTGCAACTCGTGTTGGAACAATGACACCTAAAAAACCTAACTCAGCCCTTCGTAAATTCGCTCGTGTACGTTTGAGCAACCTTATCGAAGTTACTGCCTACATCCCAGGTATCGGACACAACTTGCAAGAGCACAGCGTGGTGCTTCTTCGCGGTGGACGTGTAAAAGACCTTCCAGGGGTACGTTACCATATCGTCCGTGGTGCACTTGATACTGCAGGTGTTAACGATCGTAAACAAGGCCGTTCTAAATACGGTACTAAACGTCCAAAAGCATAA
- the spuA gene encoding LPXTG-anchored pullulanase SpuA, with translation MRKTPSHTEKKMVYSIRSLKNGTGSVLIGASLVLLAMATPTISSDESTPTTNEPNNRNTTTLAQPLTDTAAGSGKNESDISSPRNANASLEKTEEKPATEPTTSTSPVTTETKAEEPIEDNYFRIHVKKLPEENKDAQGLWTWDDVEKPSENWPNGALSFKDAKKDDYGYYLDVKLKGEQAKKISFLINNTAGKNLTGDKSVEKLVPKMNEAWLDQDYKVFSYEPQPAGTVRVNYYRTDGNYDKKSLWYWGDVKNPSSAQWPDGTDFTATGKYGRYIDIPLNEAAREFGFLLLDESKQGDDVKIRKENYKFTDLKNHSQIFLKDDDESIYTNPYYVHDIRMTGAQHVGTSSIESSFSTLVGAKKEDILKHSNITNHLGNKVTITDVAIDEAGKKVTYSGDFSDTKHPYTVSYNSDQFTTKTSWRLKDETYSYDGKLGADLKEEGKQVDLTLWSPSADKVSVVVYDKNDPDKVVGTVALEKGERGTWKQTLDSTNKLGITDFTGYYYQYQIERQGKTVLALDPYAKSLAAWNSDDAKIDDAHKVAKAAFVDPAKLGPQDLTYGKIHNFKTREDAVIYEAHVRDFTSDPAIAKDLTKPFGTFEAFIEKLDYLKDLGVTHIQLLPVLSYYFVNELKNHERLSDYASSNSNYNWGYDPQNYFSLTGMYSSNPKNPEKRIAEFKNLINEIHKRGMGAILDVVYNHTAKVDIFEDLEPNYYHFMDADGTPRTSFGGGRLGTTHHMTKRLLVDSIKYLVDTYKVDGFRFDMMGDHDAASIEEAYKAARALNPNLIMLGEGWRTYAGDENMPTKAADQDWMKHTDTVAVFSDDIRNNLKSGYPNEGQPAFITGGKRDVNTIFKNLIAQPTNFEADSPGDVIQYIAAHDNLTLFDIIAQSIKKDPSKAENYAEIHRRLRLGNLMVLTAQGTPFIHSGQEYGRTKQFRDPAYRTPVAEDKVPNKSHLLRDKDGNPFDYPYFIHDSYDSSDAVNKFDWTKATDGKAYPENVKSRDYMKGLIALRQSTDAFRLKSLQDIKDRVHLITVPGQNGVEKEDVVIGYQITAPNGDIYAVFVNADEKAREFNLGTAFAHLRNAEVLADENQAGPVGIANPKGLEWTEKGLKLNALTATVLRVSQNGTSHESTAEEKPDSTPSKPEHQDPAPEARPDSTKPDAKVADAENKPGQATADSQAEQPAQEAQASSVKEAVRNESVENSSKENIPATPDKQAELPNTGIKNENKLLFAGISLLALLGLGFLLKNKKEN, from the coding sequence ATGAGAAAAACACCATCTCACACTGAGAAAAAAATGGTCTACAGCATCCGTTCCCTCAAAAATGGAACTGGTTCTGTCCTTATCGGCGCAAGCCTTGTCTTGCTTGCCATGGCTACACCAACTATCTCATCCGACGAAAGTACACCAACCACTAACGAACCCAACAACAGAAATACAACCACCCTTGCCCAACCTCTTACTGATACAGCAGCTGGCTCTGGTAAGAACGAAAGTGATATTTCTTCACCTAGAAATGCAAACGCTTCCCTAGAGAAAACAGAAGAAAAACCTGCAACAGAGCCAACTACTTCTACTAGTCCAGTAACAACTGAAACTAAGGCAGAAGAGCCCATCGAAGATAACTACTTCCGTATCCATGTCAAAAAACTTCCTGAAGAAAACAAGGATGCTCAAGGACTATGGACTTGGGACGATGTTGAAAAACCATCTGAAAACTGGCCAAACGGAGCTTTGTCCTTCAAGGATGCCAAGAAAGATGACTACGGCTATTACCTAGATGTCAAATTAAAGGGAGAACAAGCCAAGAAAATTAGCTTCCTCATCAACAATACAGCTGGAAAAAATCTAACCGGCGATAAATCTGTAGAAAAACTAGTTCCAAAAATGAACGAGGCTTGGTTAGACCAAGATTACAAGGTTTTCTCTTACGAGCCACAGCCTGCAGGAACTGTTCGCGTCAACTACTACCGCACAGATGGCAACTATGACAAGAAATCTCTCTGGTACTGGGGAGATGTAAAAAATCCAAGTAGCGCTCAATGGCCTGACGGAACAGACTTTACGGCTACAGGCAAATATGGCCGCTATATCGACATTCCTCTTAATGAAGCCGCAAGAGAATTTGGATTTTTATTACTAGATGAGAGCAAACAAGGAGACGACGTGAAAATCCGTAAAGAAAATTATAAGTTCACAGATTTGAAAAATCATAGCCAAATTTTCCTAAAAGACGATGATGAATCGATTTACACAAATCCATACTATGTCCATGATATCCGTATGACAGGAGCCCAACACGTAGGCACTTCTAGCATTGAAAGTAGCTTTTCAACACTTGTCGGTGCTAAAAAAGAAGATATCCTCAAACACTCCAACATCACTAATCACCTAGGAAACAAGGTAACTATTACCGATGTTGCAATCGATGAAGCTGGTAAGAAAGTGACCTACAGCGGAGATTTCTCTGACACAAAACATCCTTATACTGTTAGCTACAATTCCGACCAATTCACTACCAAAACAAGCTGGCGCCTGAAAGATGAGACATACAGCTATGATGGCAAACTGGGAGCTGACCTAAAAGAAGAAGGAAAACAAGTTGATTTGACCCTTTGGTCACCAAGTGCTGATAAGGTTTCTGTTGTTGTCTACGACAAGAATGACCCTGACAAAGTAGTTGGAACTGTCGCTCTCGAAAAAGGGGAAAGAGGAACTTGGAAACAAACTCTAGACAGCACAAACAAACTCGGAATCACAGATTTCACTGGCTACTATTATCAATACCAAATCGAGCGTCAAGGTAAAACTGTTCTTGCACTCGATCCTTACGCTAAATCTCTTGCTGCTTGGAATAGCGACGATGCCAAGATTGACGATGCCCATAAAGTGGCTAAAGCCGCCTTTGTAGATCCAGCTAAACTCGGACCTCAAGACTTGACTTATGGTAAGATTCACAATTTCAAGACTCGTGAAGACGCCGTTATCTACGAAGCTCATGTGCGTGACTTCACTTCAGATCCTGCCATTGCAAAAGACTTGACCAAACCATTTGGGACTTTTGAAGCCTTCATTGAAAAACTAGACTATCTCAAAGACTTGGGTGTAACCCATATCCAGCTCCTTCCAGTCTTGTCTTACTACTTTGTCAATGAATTGAAAAACCATGAACGCTTGTCTGACTATGCTTCAAGCAACAGCAACTACAACTGGGGATATGACCCTCAAAACTACTTCTCCTTGACTGGTATGTACTCAAGCAATCCTAAGAATCCAGAAAAACGAATCGCAGAATTTAAAAACCTCATCAACGAAATCCACAAACGTGGTATGGGAGCTATCCTAGATGTCGTTTATAACCACACAGCCAAAGTCGATATCTTTGAAGACCTAGAGCCAAACTACTACCACTTTATGGATGCCGATGGCACACCTCGAACTAGCTTTGGTGGTGGACGCTTGGGGACAACCCACCATATGACCAAACGCCTCCTAGTTGACTCTATCAAATACCTAGTTGATACCTACAAAGTGGATGGATTCCGTTTCGATATGATGGGAGACCATGACGCCGCTTCTATCGAAGAAGCTTACAAGGCTGCACGCGCCCTCAATCCAAATCTAATCATGTTAGGCGAAGGTTGGAGAACCTATGCCGGTGATGAAAACATGCCTACTAAAGCTGCTGACCAAGATTGGATGAAACATACCGATACTGTCGCTGTCTTTTCAGATGACATCCGTAACAACCTCAAATCTGGTTATCCAAACGAAGGTCAACCTGCCTTTATCACAGGTGGCAAGCGTGATGTTAACACTATCTTTAAAAATCTCATTGCTCAGCCAACTAACTTTGAAGCTGACAGCCCTGGAGATGTCATCCAATACATCGCAGCCCATGATAACTTGACCCTCTTTGACATCATTGCCCAGTCTATCAAAAAAGACCCAAGCAAGGCTGAGAACTATGCTGAAATCCACCGTCGTTTGAGACTTGGAAATCTCATGGTCTTGACAGCTCAAGGAACTCCGTTTATCCACTCTGGCCAGGAATATGGACGTACCAAACAATTCCGTGACCCAGCCTACAGAACTCCTGTAGCAGAGGATAAGGTTCCAAACAAATCTCACTTGTTGCGTGATAAGGACGGCAACCCATTTGACTATCCTTACTTCATCCATGACTCTTACGATTCTAGTGATGCAGTCAACAAGTTTGACTGGACTAAGGCTACAGATGGTAAAGCTTATCCTGAAAATGTCAAGAGCCGTGACTATATGAAAGGTTTGATTGCCCTTCGTCAATCTACAGATGCCTTCCGACTTAAGAGTCTCCAAGATATCAAAGACCGTGTCCACCTCATCACTGTCCCAGGCCAAAATGGTGTGGAAAAAGAGGATGTAGTGATTGGCTACCAAATCACTGCTCCAAACGGCGATATCTACGCAGTCTTTGTCAATGCGGATGAAAAAGCTCGCGAATTTAATTTGGGAACTGCCTTTGCACATCTAAGAAATGCGGAAGTTTTGGCAGATGAAAACCAAGCAGGACCAGTCGGAATTGCCAACCCGAAAGGACTTGAATGGACTGAAAAAGGCTTGAAATTGAATGCCCTTACAGCTACTGTTCTTCGAGTCTCTCAAAATGGAACTAGCCATGAGTCAACTGCAGAAGAGAAACCAGACTCAACCCCTTCCAAGCCTGAACATCAAGACCCAGCTCCAGAAGCTAGACCTGATTCTACTAAACCAGATGCCAAAGTAGCTGATGCGGAAAATAAACCTGGCCAAGCTACAGCTGATTCACAAGCTGAACAACCAGCACAAGAAGCACAAGCATCATCTGTAAAAGAAGCGGTTCGAAACGAATCGGTAGAAAACTCTAGCAAGGAAAATATACCTGCAACCCCAGATAAACAAGCTGAACTTCCAAATACAGGAATCAAAAACGAAAACAAACTCCTATTTGCAGGAATCAGCCTCCTTGCGCTCCTTGGTCTCGGTTTCTTACTAAAAAATAAAAAAGAGAACTAA